In a genomic window of Carassius gibelio isolate Cgi1373 ecotype wild population from Czech Republic chromosome A3, carGib1.2-hapl.c, whole genome shotgun sequence:
- the LOC127945153 gene encoding HMG box-containing protein 4 isoform X1 — protein sequence MAFEEIKKKRMMDMSAMEGEVGLVAGRSQREKRRSYKDLLREEEEIAAQVRKTSKKPLKDSELFLLGGDSHKKKKKHLSDDHYDRDHQSSGQTPHKKKRKSSDRSPSLSSSSSSHPSHSTDTAMGLLEAITSPLTTGSEPTLHLHKKPSYPPHTSSHSSKDRKHDGSSKSSHSYSHSRPPGSSSSKKHSSSSKSLLFHGGAGKGEPLTLCEAEGLKMKLVLSSKEKNESVGGNEGFSFPTHSSSSSGVVGHHPSSSSKKGGIKKEKDKDKMMPKPPKKKQHSREPLPEVGKEVEVVGHYGGSYAGSSSSAGELEAGELVIDDSYTHLSKKKKKSKKSKKKKDKERDRDRDREKGSREKKHSKGGSGGKKSCPGDQSRSHAHSHSSSNHSSSGGMFVMAPPTSSHPHQSIELVGEKKKKKEEKDRDKHDKDKPKKKNTTAYQVFCKEYRVNINAEQPGLVFGELSKKLAEVWNQLPEKDKLVWRQKAQYLQHKQNKAEAMTVKRKTLATSDSKSKGSSKAVSLGAGLAPLGRSSLGMSLSPARIPDVDPIDAAAHLQLLGESLSLIGHRLQETEGMVAVSGSLSVLLDSILCALGPLTCLTAQVPQLNGCPRSILSNTLDNIAYIMPGL from the exons ATGGCTTTTGAGGAGATCAAGAAGAAACGAATGATGg ATATGTCAGCGATGGAAGGAGAGGTCGGTCTTGTTGCGGGTCGCAGCCAAAGAGAGAAGAGGCGCTCGTATAAAGATCTGTTGAGAGAGGAAGAAGAAATCGCAGCGCAGGTGCGCAAAACCTCCAAGAAACCCCTCAAG GATTCTGAGCTTTTCCTATTAGGAGGAGACTCtcacaagaagaaaaagaaacacttgAGTGATGACCACTATGACAGAG ATCATCAGAGCTCTGGTCAGACGCCCCACAAGAAGAAGCGCAAGTCTTCAGATCGCTCGCCTTCGCTctcctcctcgtcctcctctCATCCGTCCCACTCCACAGACACCGCTATGGGCCTCCTGGAGGCCATCACCTCCCCGCTGACCACGGGCTCCGAGCCCACCCTTCACCTCCACAAAAAACCCTCCTACCCTCCCCACACCTCCTCACACTCCTCCAAAGACCGCAAACATGACGGCAGCTCCAAGAGCAGTCACTCCTACTCACACTCTCGTCCGCCCGGCTCATCGTCGTCTAAAAAACATTCCTCCTCCTCGAAGTCTCTGCTGTTCCACGGAGGAGCTGGGAAAGGAGAGCCGCTGACGCTCTGTGAAGCTGAAGGCCTCAAGATGAAGCTCGTCCTTTCCTCAAAAGAGAAGAACGAAAGTGTAGGGGGGAACGAGGGATTCTCCTTCCCGACACATTCTTCTTCCTCTTCGGGTGTCGTAGGCCATCATCCGTCCTCCAGCTCGAAGAAAGGAGGGATAAAGAAGGAGAAAGACAAAGATAAAATGATGCCGAAGCCACCAAAGAAAAAGCAGCACAGCCGAGAGCCGTTGCCTGAAGTGGGGAAAGAGGTGGAGGTGGTGG GTCATTACGGCGGCTCTTACGCAGGCAGCTCGTCTTCAGCAGGAGAACTAGAGGCCGGCGAGCTGGTGATTGACGACTCCTACACACATCTCtcgaaaaagaagaaaaagagcaagaagagcaaaaagaaaaaagataaagaGCGAGACCGAGACCGAGACCGAGAGAAAGGATCCAGAGAGAAGAAACACAGCAAAGGAGGAAGTGGAGGGAAGAAAAGCTGTCCAG GTGATCAGTCTAGAAGCCACGCCCACTCTCACAGCTCCTCCAATCACAGCTCTTCTGGTGGGATGTTCGTGATGGCTCCACCCACCTCATCCCATCCCCATCAAAGCATTGAACTGGTGGgcgagaagaagaaaaagaaggagGAAAAGGACAGAGACAAGCATGACAAGGACAAG CCAAAGAAGAAGAACACGACGGCCTATCAGGTGTTCTGTAAGGAGTACAGGGTCAATATCAACGCGGAGCAGCCCGGATTAG TCTTCGGGGAGCTGAGTAAGAAACTCGCAGAAGTGTGGAATCAGCTGCCTGAAAAAGACAAACTG GTTTGGAGACAGAAAGCTCAATATCTCCAGCACAAGCAGAATAAAGCTGAAGCTATGACAGTCAAGCGGAAAACTTTAGCAACCTCAGACAGTAAAAGTAAAG GCTCCAGTAAAGCTGTCAGTTTGGGAGCAGGGTTGGCCCCGCTGGGCCGCTCGTCTCTGGGAATGTCTTTGTCTCCGGCGCGGATACCTGATGTGGATCCCATAGATGCAGCAGCTCACCTGCAGCTGCTGGGCGAATCGCTGTCTCTGATTGGACATCGACTTCAGGAGACGGAG GGGATGGTGGCAGTGTCTGGCAGTCTTTCAGTGCTTTTAGACTCTATTTTATGTGCTCTTGGTCCATTGACCTGCTTGACAGCACAGGTTCCCCAGCTCAACGGATGTCCACGCAGTATtttg tcgaATACTTTGGACAACATCGCTTACATAATGCCTGGATTATGA
- the LOC127945303 gene encoding heme oxygenase: MDSMTSKPREATGSDLSELIKAATKDVHVRAENTQLMLNYQKGLITQTQYKLLLCSLYEIYRALEEELDRNAAHPAVQPVYFPQELARLEALERDLEHFFGPHWRTRITVPAATHRYTQRLREIGKSSPGLLVAHAYTRYLGDLSGGQVLGKITQKSLGLSGNRGVSFFSFPGVTSPNRFKQLYRSRMNSIELTEQQRRDVLDEATTAFELNIEVFDDLQKLLSITEEASSEKGNDATSKTLSKTFSSSPALQLALAVGITMATVAMGVYAF, translated from the exons ATGGATTCCATGACAAGCAAACCAAGAGAAGCCACTGGCAG TGATCTGTCCGAGCTGATAAAAGCAGCCACCAAAGACGTTCACGTTCGAGCTGAGAACACACAACTGATGCTCAACTACCAGAAAGGACTGATCACACAAACACAGTACAAG CTGCTGCTGTGTTCTCTGTATGAGATCTACCGAGCGCTGGAGGAGGAGCTGGACAGGAACGCCGCTCATCCCGCGGTTCAGCCCGTCTACTTCCCTCAGGAGCTGGCCAGACTGGAGGCTCTGGAGCGGGACCTGGAGCACTTCTTCGGACCCCACTGGAGGACGAGGATCACCGTGCCGGCCGCCACACACAGATACACCCAGAGACTGAGAGAG ATTGGCAAGAGCAGCCCGGGTCTTCTGGTGGCACATGCATACACGCGCTATCTTGGTGATCTGTCAGGAGGACAAGTGCTGGGAAAAATTACCCAGAAGTCCTTGGGGCTGAGTGGGAACAGGGGGGTTTCGTTCTTCTCGTTCCCTGGCGTGACGAGCCCCAACAGATTCAAGCAGCTGTACAGGAGCAGAATGAACAGCATCGAGCTCACGGAGCAGCAGAGACGGGACGTCCTGGACGAGGCCACCACAGCTTTTGAGCTCAACATCGAG GTTTTTGATGATCTTCAGAAATTGCTGAGCATCACAGAGGAAGCTTCAA GTGAGAAAGGAAATGACGCCACATCCAAAACTCTGTCAAAAACATTCTCCAGCTCTCCAGCGCTTCAGTTGGCATTAGCTGTGGGAATCACGATGGCAACGGTTGCAATGGGagtttatgcattttaa
- the LOC127945287 gene encoding ankyrin repeat domain-containing protein 54-like, translating into MDVSCPLVSAASDGDRSSSEGEYTVANGPAVRDGENREEEAPEAAGAVGFSISRLDTLSARRLNRTRACADTELRYLHLLWQPGELLQAGRSSPGKITSSRVRRLGRARRNMGPMGKDLYAVKRLREAANSNDIDTVRRLLEEDTDPCAADDKGRTALHFSSCNGNESIVQLLLSYGADPNQRDSLGNTPLHLAACTNHVPVITTLLRGGARVDALDRAGRTPLHLARSKLNILQEGDSRSLETLRGEVTQIIQMLREYLNVMGQSEEREKLEHISNQLQNTCTREQVDEVTDLLASFTSLSIQMQNTGDR; encoded by the exons ATGGACGTGTCCTGCCCACTGGTTTCCGCCGCCTCGGATGGCGACCGGTCCAGTTCGGAGGGAGAGTACACGGTAGCGAACGGACCCGCTGTGAGAGACGGCGAGAACCGGGAGGAGGAGGCGCCTGAGGCTGCAGGTGCGGTCGGGTTCAGTATCTCGCGCCTGGACACGCTGAGCGCGCGCAGACTCAACCGGACACGAGCGTGCGCGGACACCGAGCTCCGGTACCTGCACCTGCTGTGGCAGCCCGGTGAGCTGCTGCAGGCGGGACGGAGCTCACCGGGCAAGATCACATCGAGCAGGGTGAGGCGGCTGGGAAGAGCCCGGAGGAACATGGGGCCCATGGGAAAAGACCTGTATG CTGTGAAGAGGCTCAGAGAAGCTGCCAACTCCAATGATATTGACACGG TTCGTAGATTGCTGGAAGAGGACACCGATCCTTGTGCTGCTGATGACAAGGGCAGGACAGCCTTACACTTCTCCTCCTGCAATGGCAACGAGAGTATCG TTCAGTTGCTGCTGAGTTATGGTGCTGACCCAAACCAGAGAGACAGCCTTGGAAATACACCACTGCATCTGG CTGCCTGCACCAACCATGTGCCTGTCATCACAACCTTACTCCGGGGAG GTGCCCGTGTTGATGCTCTGGACCGTGCTGGAAGGACTCCTCTTCATCTGGCCCGTTCAAAGCTCAACATCTTACAAGAGGGAGACTCACGTAGCCTAGAAACCCTCAGAGGAGAGGTCACACAG ATTATTCAGATGCTGCGGGAATATCTGAATGTGATGGGACAGAGCGAAGAGAGGGAGAAACTGGAGCACATCTCAAACCAGCTGCAGAACACATGCACCAGAGAACAG GTGGACGAGGTGACCGATTTACTGGCCAGCTTCACGTCTCTCAGTATTCAGATGCAGAATACAGGAGACAGGTAG
- the LOC127945256 gene encoding 2-amino-3-ketobutyrate coenzyme A ligase, mitochondrial, whose product MSLRPAVRLLGAPSFRSVLQPCSAGANRGYSAVAQALSVLGNELDSIRVAGTWKGERVITSSQGPHICVDGSRGDILNFCANNYLGLSSHPEVVKAGIDALQKYGAGLSSVRFICGTQSIHKNLEEKLAQFHEREDCILYASCFDANAGLFEVLLGPDDAVLSDELNHASIIDGIRLCRAKRFRYKHMDLNDLEEKLKESQSSRLRLVVTDGVFSMDGDVAPLQGICDLAEQYGALVFIDECHATGFMGPRGRGTDELLGVMDRVHIVNSTLGKALGGAAGGYTVGPKALIELLRQRSRPYLFSNSLPPPVVGCATRAVELLLESNVIAQSMAAKTMRFRNKMTQAGFTISGTAHPICPVMLGDARLASLMADDMLKLGVYVIGFSYPVVPKGKARIRVQISAAHTDEDIDRTVDAFIQTGRKHGVIS is encoded by the exons ATGTCGCTTCGCCCAGCTGTTCGTCTACTCGGGGCTCCGAGCTTCAGGAGTGTCTTACAGCCCTGCTCTGCTGGTGCAAACAGAGGCTACTCGGCCGTGGCTCAGGCGCTGTCGGTGCTGGGGAACGAGCTGGACTCTATCCGGGTCGCGGGCACGTGGAAGGGGGAGCGGGTCATCACGTCCAGCCAGGGGCCTCATATCTGCGTGGACGGCAGCAGAGGCG ACATATtgaatttctgtgcaaataaCTACCTGGGTTTATCCAGTCATCCAGAGGTGGTGAAGGCAGGAATAGATGCTCTGCAGAAGTACGGCGCTGGCCTTAGCTCAGTTCGCTTCATCTGCGGCACACAG AGCATCCACAAGAACTTGGAAGAGAAACTAGCCCAGTTTCATGAAAGAGAAGACTGTATTCTGTATGCGAGCTGCTTCGATGCCAATGCTGGTCTGTTTGAG GTCCTGTTGGGTCCCGATGATGCCGTGTTGTCTGATGAACTAAACCACGCCTCTATTATCGATGGCATTCGATTGTGTCGTGCCAAGAGGTTCCGCTACAAACACATGGACCTGAATGACCTGGAAGAAAAGCTGAAAGAATCACAG TCCTCTCGTCTGAGGTTGGTGGTCACAGACGGTGTGTTCTCCATGGATGGTGATGTGGCTCCTCTGCAGGGTATCTGTGATCTAGCTGAGCAGTACGGTGCCCTGGTCTTCATTGATGAATGTCATGCCACAGGATTCATGGGTCCCCGTGGCCG AGGAACCGATGAGCTGCTGGGAGTGATGGACAGGGTGCACATTGTGAATTCCACTCTGGGAAAAGCACTGGGAGGAGCTGCTG GTGGTTACACTGTCGGACCCAAGGCTTTGATTGAGCTTCTGAGACAGCGGTCTCGTCCGTACCTCTTCTCAAACTCCCTCCCTCCTCCTGTGGTGGGCTGTGCCACCCGTGCCGTGGAGCTGCTGCTGGAATCCAATGTTATCGCTCAGTCCATGGCAGCTAAAACCATGAG GTTCAGAAACAAAATGACACAGGCAGGGTTCACCATTTCTGGCACAGCTCATCCCATCTGTCCTGTGATGCTAGGAGACGCCCGTCTGGCTTCACTTATGGCTGATGATATGCTAAAACTGG GAGTGTATGTGATCGGTTTCTCCTACCCGGTTGTTCCCAAAGGAAAAGCCCGGATTCGAGTCCAGATCTCTGCAGCTCACACTGATGAGGACATTGATCGGACTGTAGATGCCTTCATACAGACCGGCAGGAAGCATGGCGTCATTTCCTAA
- the LOC127945153 gene encoding HMG box-containing protein 4 isoform X2, with protein MAFEEIKKKRMMDMSAMEGEVGLVAGRSQREKRRSYKDLLREEEEIAAQDSELFLLGGDSHKKKKKHLSDDHYDRDHQSSGQTPHKKKRKSSDRSPSLSSSSSSHPSHSTDTAMGLLEAITSPLTTGSEPTLHLHKKPSYPPHTSSHSSKDRKHDGSSKSSHSYSHSRPPGSSSSKKHSSSSKSLLFHGGAGKGEPLTLCEAEGLKMKLVLSSKEKNESVGGNEGFSFPTHSSSSSGVVGHHPSSSSKKGGIKKEKDKDKMMPKPPKKKQHSREPLPEVGKEVEVVGHYGGSYAGSSSSAGELEAGELVIDDSYTHLSKKKKKSKKSKKKKDKERDRDRDREKGSREKKHSKGGSGGKKSCPGDQSRSHAHSHSSSNHSSSGGMFVMAPPTSSHPHQSIELVGEKKKKKEEKDRDKHDKDKPKKKNTTAYQVFCKEYRVNINAEQPGLVFGELSKKLAEVWNQLPEKDKLVWRQKAQYLQHKQNKAEAMTVKRKTLATSDSKSKGSSKAVSLGAGLAPLGRSSLGMSLSPARIPDVDPIDAAAHLQLLGESLSLIGHRLQETEGMVAVSGSLSVLLDSILCALGPLTCLTAQVPQLNGCPRSILSNTLDNIAYIMPGL; from the exons ATGGCTTTTGAGGAGATCAAGAAGAAACGAATGATGg ATATGTCAGCGATGGAAGGAGAGGTCGGTCTTGTTGCGGGTCGCAGCCAAAGAGAGAAGAGGCGCTCGTATAAAGATCTGTTGAGAGAGGAAGAAGAAATCGCAGCGCAG GATTCTGAGCTTTTCCTATTAGGAGGAGACTCtcacaagaagaaaaagaaacacttgAGTGATGACCACTATGACAGAG ATCATCAGAGCTCTGGTCAGACGCCCCACAAGAAGAAGCGCAAGTCTTCAGATCGCTCGCCTTCGCTctcctcctcgtcctcctctCATCCGTCCCACTCCACAGACACCGCTATGGGCCTCCTGGAGGCCATCACCTCCCCGCTGACCACGGGCTCCGAGCCCACCCTTCACCTCCACAAAAAACCCTCCTACCCTCCCCACACCTCCTCACACTCCTCCAAAGACCGCAAACATGACGGCAGCTCCAAGAGCAGTCACTCCTACTCACACTCTCGTCCGCCCGGCTCATCGTCGTCTAAAAAACATTCCTCCTCCTCGAAGTCTCTGCTGTTCCACGGAGGAGCTGGGAAAGGAGAGCCGCTGACGCTCTGTGAAGCTGAAGGCCTCAAGATGAAGCTCGTCCTTTCCTCAAAAGAGAAGAACGAAAGTGTAGGGGGGAACGAGGGATTCTCCTTCCCGACACATTCTTCTTCCTCTTCGGGTGTCGTAGGCCATCATCCGTCCTCCAGCTCGAAGAAAGGAGGGATAAAGAAGGAGAAAGACAAAGATAAAATGATGCCGAAGCCACCAAAGAAAAAGCAGCACAGCCGAGAGCCGTTGCCTGAAGTGGGGAAAGAGGTGGAGGTGGTGG GTCATTACGGCGGCTCTTACGCAGGCAGCTCGTCTTCAGCAGGAGAACTAGAGGCCGGCGAGCTGGTGATTGACGACTCCTACACACATCTCtcgaaaaagaagaaaaagagcaagaagagcaaaaagaaaaaagataaagaGCGAGACCGAGACCGAGACCGAGAGAAAGGATCCAGAGAGAAGAAACACAGCAAAGGAGGAAGTGGAGGGAAGAAAAGCTGTCCAG GTGATCAGTCTAGAAGCCACGCCCACTCTCACAGCTCCTCCAATCACAGCTCTTCTGGTGGGATGTTCGTGATGGCTCCACCCACCTCATCCCATCCCCATCAAAGCATTGAACTGGTGGgcgagaagaagaaaaagaaggagGAAAAGGACAGAGACAAGCATGACAAGGACAAG CCAAAGAAGAAGAACACGACGGCCTATCAGGTGTTCTGTAAGGAGTACAGGGTCAATATCAACGCGGAGCAGCCCGGATTAG TCTTCGGGGAGCTGAGTAAGAAACTCGCAGAAGTGTGGAATCAGCTGCCTGAAAAAGACAAACTG GTTTGGAGACAGAAAGCTCAATATCTCCAGCACAAGCAGAATAAAGCTGAAGCTATGACAGTCAAGCGGAAAACTTTAGCAACCTCAGACAGTAAAAGTAAAG GCTCCAGTAAAGCTGTCAGTTTGGGAGCAGGGTTGGCCCCGCTGGGCCGCTCGTCTCTGGGAATGTCTTTGTCTCCGGCGCGGATACCTGATGTGGATCCCATAGATGCAGCAGCTCACCTGCAGCTGCTGGGCGAATCGCTGTCTCTGATTGGACATCGACTTCAGGAGACGGAG GGGATGGTGGCAGTGTCTGGCAGTCTTTCAGTGCTTTTAGACTCTATTTTATGTGCTCTTGGTCCATTGACCTGCTTGACAGCACAGGTTCCCCAGCTCAACGGATGTCCACGCAGTATtttg tcgaATACTTTGGACAACATCGCTTACATAATGCCTGGATTATGA
- the LOC127945122 gene encoding DNA replication licensing factor mcm5, which translates to MSGFDDPGVYYSDSFGGGEGIGDEGVVKRSQIKKKFREFLRQFRVGTDRTGFTYKYRDELKRHYTLGEYWIEVEMEDLASFDEDLSDCLYKLPTENLPLLEEAAQEVADEVTRPRPIGEESVQDIQVMLKSDAHPASIRNLKSEQVSRLVKIPGIIISATAVRAKATRVCLQCRGCRAVISNIPLPPGLQGYALPRKCNTEQAGRVKCPMDPYFIIPDRCVCVDFQTLRLQEAPDAVPHGEMPRHMQLYCDRYLCDRVVPGNRVTIMGIYSIKKVAQAKGKGRDKGAGVGIRAAYLRVVGIEVDTEGAGRGASGSVSPQEEEELRALASSPSVYDSLARSLAPSIYGSDDLKKAIACLLFGGSRKRLPDGLTRRGDINLLMLGDPGTAKSQLLKFVERCSPIGVYTSGKGSSAAGLTASVLRDPHTRGFVMEGGAMVLADGGVVCIDEFDKMREDDRVAIHEAMEQQTISIAKAGITTTLNSRCSVLAAANSVFGRWDDTKGEDNIDFMPTILSRFDMIFIIKDHHDQQRDMTLARHVMNVHLSAQTQMEGVEGEISLATLKKYIAYCRTKCGPRLSAAAAEKLKNRYVVMRSGAKEHERETDRRVSIPITVRQLEAVVRIAESLAKMKLQPIAGEEEVDEALRLFQVSTLDAAMSGSLSGVEGFTTQEDQELISRIEKQLKRRFAIGSQVSEHSIIQDFTKQKYPEHAIHKVLHLMMRRGEVQHRMQRKVLYRVK; encoded by the exons ATGTCGGGATTTGATGATCCAGGAGTTTATTATAGTGACAGTTTCGGAGGAGGTGAAGGCATCGGTGATGAGGGGGTCGTGAAACGCAGCCAGATCAAAAAAAAGTTTCGAGAGTTTTTGAGACAATTCAGAGTCGGCACCGATCGGACTGGGTTCACCTACAAATACAG AGATGAACTCAAGAGGCACTATACTTTGGGAGAGTACTGGATTGAGGTGGAGATGGAGGATCTGGCCAGTTTTGATGAAGATCTGTCAGACTGTCTGTACAAACTGCCCACTGAGAACCTGCCTCTG ctggagGAGGCGGCGCAGGAAGTGGCTGATGAGGTCACACGTCCGCGGCCAATAGGAGAAGAGAGTGTACAGGACATCCAGGTCATGCTGAAGAGCGACGCCCACCCGGCCTCCATCCGTAACTTGAAA TCGGAGCAGGTGTCCCGTCTCGTGAAGATCCCTGGTATAATCATATCTGCTACGGCTGTGAGGGCCAAAGCCACCAGAGTGTGTCTTCAGTGCCGTGGCTGCAGAGCGGTTATCAGTAACATCCCTCTGCCACCGGGACTGCAGGGTTACGCTCTGCCCCGCAAGTGCAACAC TGAGCAGGCGGGACGTGTCAAGTGCCCCATGGATCCGTATTTCATTATTCCGGACAGATGCGTGTGTGTGGATTTCCAAACTCTGCGTCTGCAGGAAGCTCCTGATGCTGTTCCACACGGAGAGATGCCACGACACATGCAGCTGTACTGCGACAG GTACTTATGTGACCGTGTAGTCCCAGGCAACAGAGTCACCATCATGGGCATCTACTCCATCAAGAAGGTGGCGCAGGCCAAGGGCAAAGGTCGTGATAAGGGAGCAGGTGTGGGCATCCGAGCGGCGTACCTGCGTGTCGTGGGCATTGAAGTGGATACTGAAGGAGCAG gccGTGGAGCCTCGGGGTCTGTTTCTCCTCAGGAGGAAGAGGAGTTGAGGGCTCTGGCTTCCTCTCCCTCCGTCTACGACTCGCTCGCCCGCTCTCTGGCCCCGTCCATCTACGGCAGCGACGACCTGAAGAAAGCCATCGCGTGCCTTCTGTTCGGGGGCTCCAGGAAGAG GTTGCCTGATGGTTTGACACGCAGAGGGGATATTAACTTGTTGATGCTGGGAGATCCAGGCACAGCCAAGTCTCAGCTGCTGAAGTTTGTGGAGAGATGCTCTCCCATTGGG GTCTACACGTCTGGGAAGGGCAGCAGTGCCGCTGGTTTGACCGCCTCAGTGCTGCGAGACCCGCACACTCGTGGTTTCGTCATGGAGGGTGGTGCCATGGTGCTGGCTGATGGAGGAGTGGTCTGCATCGATGAGTTTGACAAG ATGAGAGAGGATGACCGAGTCGCCATCCATGAGGCCATGGAGCAGCAGACCATTTCTATTGCAAAG GCTGGCATCACCACCACCCTGAACTCCCGCTGCTCTGTGTTAGCCGCTGCCAACTCTGTGTTCGGCCGCTGGGATGATACAAAAGGAGAGGACAACATAGACTTCATGCCCACTATCCTGTCTCGATTTGACATGATCTTCATCATCAAAGACCATCATGACCAACAGAGAGACATG ACTTTGGCCCGGCACGTGATGAACGTTCACCTGAGCGCTCAGACGCAGATGGAGGGTGTCGAGGGAGAGATTTCTCTGGCCACGCTGAAGAAATACATCGCCTACTGCAGAAC GAAATGTGGCCCGCGTCTGTCTGCGGCGGCCGCGGAGAAACTGAAGAACAGATACGTGGTGATGAGGAGCGGAGCGAAGGAACACGAGAGAGAGACCGACAGACGAGTGTCCATCCCCATCACTGTCAG GCAGCTTGAGGCCGTGGTGCGCATCGCAGAGTCTCTGGCGAAGATGAAGCTGCAGCCCATCGCCGGAGAGGAAGAGGTGGACGAGGCTCTGAGACTCTTCCAGGTGTCCACGCTGGACGCAGCTATGTCCGGCAGTCTCTCTG GTGTTGAAGGATTCACCACTCAGGAGGATCAGGAGCTGATCTCTCGCATCGAGAAACAGCTGAAGAGACGCTTCGCCATCGGCTCCCAGGTGTCCGAGCACAGCATCATACAGGACTTCACCAAACAG AAATATCCAGAGCACGCCATTCACAAAGTCCTTCATCTGATGATGAGGAGGGGTGAAGTGCAGCACCGCATGCAGAGGAAGGTTCTCTACAGGGTCAAGTAG